In one window of Opitutaceae bacterium DNA:
- a CDS encoding ABC transporter permease → MLGITVGVFSVIGVMTIISGVRSNIESGLNVLGANSFQITKFPAVNFSDPRQRFSNRRDIEYPMAERFKAMIGDSADVSLQLRRGGRVVSYHDRRTNPNIQLGGADENFVTSRNYDIAVGRNLGVEDVEFGRSVVVLGADVVERLFINEDPLGRQVRIDGQTYTVVGVTATKGSSFGQSQDNFAIVPITQFLETYGQAGRSVSITVQAGSQEELAAIQDHAVGVMRLIRGLAPEDPNDFELFSNESLIEAFNRIAGVVAVGAFVISAIALLASGVGVMNIMLVSVTERTKEIGIRKSIGAKKRNVLTQFLIEAVVLSLIGGLAGVLLGIVGGNVVAAVLNAGLVFPWIWAATGVAVCSAIGVGFGLYPAWKAASLDPIEALRHE, encoded by the coding sequence ATGCTCGGCATAACCGTCGGCGTGTTTTCGGTGATCGGTGTCATGACGATCATCTCCGGCGTGCGCTCGAACATCGAGTCGGGGCTGAACGTGCTGGGGGCGAATTCATTCCAGATCACGAAGTTTCCCGCCGTGAATTTCAGCGATCCCCGCCAGCGCTTTTCCAACCGGCGCGACATCGAGTATCCGATGGCGGAGCGATTCAAGGCGATGATCGGGGATAGCGCGGATGTCAGCCTGCAGTTGAGGCGGGGCGGGCGTGTGGTCAGCTACCATGACCGCCGCACGAATCCGAACATCCAGCTTGGCGGCGCGGACGAGAATTTTGTCACGAGCCGGAACTACGACATTGCGGTGGGGCGCAATCTGGGCGTGGAGGACGTGGAGTTCGGCCGCAGTGTGGTAGTGCTCGGTGCGGACGTGGTGGAGCGCCTGTTCATCAACGAGGATCCGCTCGGCAGGCAGGTGCGCATCGATGGACAGACCTACACGGTTGTTGGCGTCACAGCGACCAAGGGATCGTCGTTCGGGCAGAGCCAGGACAATTTTGCGATCGTGCCGATCACGCAGTTTCTGGAGACCTACGGGCAGGCCGGGCGCTCGGTGTCGATCACGGTGCAGGCAGGCAGCCAGGAGGAACTGGCGGCGATTCAGGATCATGCGGTCGGCGTGATGCGGCTGATCAGGGGGCTCGCGCCTGAGGATCCGAATGACTTTGAGCTGTTCTCCAACGAGTCGCTGATCGAGGCCTTCAACCGGATTGCGGGAGTCGTGGCGGTGGGGGCGTTTGTCATCAGTGCGATCGCGCTGCTGGCATCGGGCGTGGGTGTGATGAACATCATGCTCGTCAGCGTGACCGAGCGCACGAAGGAGATTGGCATCCGCAAGAGCATCGGCGCGAAGAAGCGCAATGTGCTCACGCAGTTTCTCATTGAGGCGGTTGTGCTCTCGCTCATCGGCGGACTTGCGGGCGTCCTTCTGGGAATCGTGGGCGGCAACGTGGTGGCCGCCGTTCTCAATGCCGGGCTCGTCTTTCCGTGGATCTGGGCGGCCACCGGCGTGGCGGTGTGCAGCGCCATCGGCGTGGGCTTCGGCCTCTATCCGGCCTGGAAGGCGGCGTCGCTCGATCCGATCGAGGCACTGCGCCACGAGTAG
- a CDS encoding nucleoside monophosphate kinase: MHASPERPSATPATPAAPTAPAAPAAVTATNNKIHDLEIKDAQLIFDAAWGELEEEVGRENLRFPKEFILLGGAPGAGKGTNTRFILNARGLTCDPIVMSALLDSPEARRIKNAGGMVGDREVVSLLLRELLLPDYRDGVILDGFPRTEVQVECLKLLVARIRALRKEFHGTALGIYFRQPTIHIMVLFVDEKTSVERQLARGRKVKAHNDEVRRTGIGELQEERTTDYDENLARRRYRVFKEQTWDALQSLKEVYYYHFVNAQGDFAEVEQNILKELKYQSSLELDPRTHDRVRSLPLASQIVVHARQELVKRLDSYELGHTELFEKIIHIIDKKIMPIVLRHAIAGVALINSEDSLFDDPLALAMLIDVFSERGYYAVVDVHRVEVPEKVDLATGAISCRVKKVYRIQIRFQGSEIRRG; this comes from the coding sequence ATGCACGCCTCTCCGGAACGCCCCTCCGCCACTCCCGCCACTCCCGCCGCACCGACAGCTCCGGCGGCACCGGCGGCAGTGACTGCGACTAACAACAAGATCCACGATCTCGAAATCAAGGATGCTCAACTGATCTTTGACGCCGCCTGGGGCGAACTGGAGGAGGAGGTCGGACGCGAGAACCTGCGTTTCCCCAAGGAATTCATCCTTCTCGGCGGCGCCCCCGGAGCCGGCAAGGGCACCAATACGCGCTTCATCCTCAACGCGCGCGGGCTGACCTGCGACCCGATCGTCATGAGCGCGCTGCTCGACTCCCCGGAGGCGCGTCGGATCAAGAACGCCGGCGGCATGGTCGGCGATCGCGAGGTTGTCAGCCTGCTGCTGCGCGAACTGCTCCTGCCTGACTATCGTGACGGCGTCATTCTCGATGGTTTCCCACGCACGGAGGTCCAGGTCGAATGCCTCAAGCTTCTGGTCGCCCGCATCCGCGCGCTGCGCAAGGAATTCCACGGCACCGCGCTCGGCATCTATTTCCGCCAGCCCACCATTCACATCATGGTGCTCTTCGTCGACGAGAAGACCTCCGTCGAGCGCCAGCTCGCACGCGGGCGCAAGGTCAAGGCCCACAACGACGAGGTGCGCCGCACGGGGATCGGCGAGCTGCAGGAGGAGCGGACCACCGACTATGATGAAAACCTCGCCAGGCGACGCTACCGTGTTTTCAAGGAGCAGACTTGGGACGCCCTTCAGTCGCTGAAGGAGGTCTACTACTATCACTTCGTCAACGCCCAGGGCGACTTCGCCGAGGTCGAGCAGAACATCCTCAAGGAGCTGAAGTATCAGAGCTCCCTCGAACTCGATCCGAGAACCCACGACCGCGTCCGCTCGCTCCCGCTGGCCAGCCAGATCGTCGTCCATGCGCGGCAGGAACTGGTGAAGCGCCTCGATTCCTACGAACTTGGGCACACCGAACTCTTCGAGAAAATCATCCACATCATCGACAAAAAGATCATGCCGATCGTGCTCAGGCACGCGATCGCAGGCGTGGCCCTGATCAACTCAGAGGACTCCCTCTTCGATGATCCCCTCGCCCTTGCCATGCTGATCGATGTGTTCAGCGAACGCGGCTACTACGCCGTGGTCGACGTGCACCGGGTCGAGGTACCGGAAAAAGTCGACCTCGCCACAGGTGCCATCTCCTGCCGCGTCAAGAAGGTCTACCGCATCCAGATCCGCTTCCAGGGATCGGAAATCCGCCGCGGCTGA
- a CDS encoding DUF1328 domain-containing protein, with product MMASLSRSTMIPWSITFGLLALVAGGLAAGGTVGQSLSLWVRGLAIVLLWLAILAPFLKPRSRGSR from the coding sequence ATGATGGCGTCGCTTTCGCGTTCAACGATGATCCCGTGGTCGATCACCTTCGGCCTTCTGGCCTTGGTTGCGGGCGGTCTTGCAGCCGGTGGAACCGTTGGCCAAAGTCTGAGTCTATGGGTGCGTGGACTCGCCATCGTCCTTCTCTGGCTCGCGATTCTGGCGCCCTTTCTCAAGCCGCGATCCCGGGGAAGCCGATGA
- a CDS encoding sigma-54-dependent Fis family transcriptional regulator — protein MRVLIIDDEATIRRTTVLAVKSMGHEPFEAPNGLRGLKILEEEPCDVCFLDLKLANEDGLDLLGRLQKAHPGVAVVMFTAYATIATAVEAMRRGAFDFIPKPFTPDQIRQVLDKIGKTRRLEKRVQQLESQLASESPESEFTSNEPAVRTMLEIAFKAAATPATLLILGPSGTGKSVLARELHQRSAQKDMPFVTVNCPSLSRELLESELFGHVKGAFTGAVNETFGKVAAAEGGTLFLDEIGEMPLEIQPKLLRLLQEREYERLGEAKPRRANVRVIAATNRSLADEVKAGRFREDLFYRLNVIALGLPGLRDRPADLEGFAGRYLAFFARRMGRAPMSFSAEVLAAFRRYDWPGNLRELRNVVERAVILAGSDVVKIDELPDTFKEPSASTLGVGARVTLDELEAEHIRRILAVSRNLDEAARILGIDPATLYRKRQRLGLV, from the coding sequence ATGCGTGTCCTGATCATTGATGACGAGGCGACAATTCGGCGAACAACCGTGCTCGCCGTAAAGAGCATGGGTCATGAGCCGTTTGAGGCGCCCAACGGGCTGCGCGGCCTGAAGATCCTCGAGGAGGAGCCGTGCGATGTCTGTTTCCTCGACCTGAAACTGGCGAACGAGGACGGGCTCGACCTGCTCGGGCGGCTGCAGAAGGCGCACCCGGGTGTCGCGGTGGTGATGTTCACCGCCTATGCCACAATTGCGACGGCGGTGGAGGCGATGCGGCGTGGCGCGTTCGATTTCATCCCCAAGCCCTTCACACCCGACCAGATCCGGCAGGTGCTGGACAAGATCGGAAAAACCCGACGGCTCGAGAAACGGGTGCAGCAGCTTGAGTCGCAACTGGCGAGTGAATCGCCGGAAAGCGAATTCACGTCGAACGAGCCCGCCGTGCGCACGATGCTTGAGATCGCGTTCAAGGCGGCGGCGACACCCGCGACTCTCCTGATTCTAGGTCCCAGCGGCACGGGCAAAAGCGTGCTGGCGAGGGAGCTCCATCAGCGCAGCGCGCAGAAGGACATGCCCTTCGTCACGGTGAACTGCCCGAGCCTGTCGCGCGAGCTTCTGGAGAGCGAACTCTTCGGCCATGTAAAGGGAGCGTTCACCGGGGCGGTGAATGAAACCTTCGGCAAGGTGGCTGCGGCGGAGGGCGGCACGCTGTTCCTGGACGAGATCGGCGAGATGCCGCTCGAGATCCAGCCGAAGCTGCTCCGTCTCCTGCAGGAGCGCGAGTACGAGCGCCTCGGCGAGGCGAAACCCCGGCGCGCGAACGTGCGGGTCATCGCGGCGACCAACCGCTCGCTGGCGGACGAGGTGAAGGCCGGGCGTTTTCGCGAGGACCTGTTCTACCGCCTCAATGTGATCGCCCTGGGCCTGCCCGGACTCAGGGACAGGCCGGCGGATCTGGAGGGGTTTGCCGGTCGCTATCTCGCCTTCTTCGCGCGCCGGATGGGGCGCGCCCCGATGTCGTTCTCCGCAGAGGTGCTGGCGGCGTTCAGGCGCTACGACTGGCCCGGCAATCTTCGGGAACTGCGCAATGTGGTGGAGCGGGCAGTCATACTGGCCGGATCCGATGTCGTGAAGATCGATGAACTCCCGGACACGTTCAAGGAGCCGTCCGCCTCGACGCTGGGCGTCGGGGCGCGTGTCACGCTGGACGAACTCGAGGCGGAACACATCAGGCGGATCCTTGCGGTGTCGCGGAATCTCGACGAGGCGGCGCGCATTCTCGGAATCGATCCGGCGACGCTCTACCGCAAGCGGCAGCGCCTCGGGCTCGTCTGA
- a CDS encoding HAMP domain-containing protein: protein MLRTRLYLGLLPLLLLFLAMGFYALHVCRGLARAIEQDLVKNYRALIAGYELRDAATRMHTALSQAGRDSSLEARRAFLDEQSRFKRLLFDQSIASAGTPRMELVAKIEQAQAELVAQAERAQQNGAARGVDALGAYRAAEVRFFRSLNAIEELAVQDYQHVQDVSAGASRTVRLAINLLVAAMAGGILLSIYLSYRLARTLLRPVQALTTSAKALGDGNLETQVPVLSNDELGQLAVVFNDMAAKLRDYRDEMREEVRSAQRTTQATLTASPDPVVVVSREGGIELVNPAARAIGLAEPMLPAPLVERVRRVIASGRHDVPSGYDQVVSLRSGKEDRYYLPRTLAIHDAITGKEGAAVILQDVTKFRLLDDAKSNLVGTVSHELKTPLTSLRLAVYLLLEPNLGAVSPEQKELLETAREGADRLLRIINDLLDLSRLESGVSQINRVEVDVEALLREMAAEIHPILDSAEQTLVVECPPQVGLAWVDRERIRHVFINLLANASKYSPHRSRITLYARAEEGGFMRFGVRDEGPGIPPESLGRIFERFYRVPGERTEQVKGAGLGLSISREIVVAHGGSIGCSSELGQGSDFHFNLPMRDHGESPA, encoded by the coding sequence ATGCTTCGCACACGCCTCTATCTCGGACTCCTGCCGCTGCTCCTGCTGTTTCTGGCGATGGGATTCTATGCGCTGCATGTGTGCCGCGGGCTCGCGCGCGCGATTGAGCAGGACCTTGTGAAGAATTATCGCGCGCTGATCGCGGGTTACGAACTGCGCGACGCCGCCACGCGCATGCACACGGCGCTGTCGCAGGCAGGCCGCGACAGCTCGCTCGAGGCGCGGCGGGCGTTTCTCGACGAGCAGTCGCGCTTCAAGCGCCTGCTGTTTGACCAGTCCATCGCTTCGGCGGGCACGCCGCGCATGGAACTGGTGGCGAAGATCGAGCAGGCGCAGGCTGAACTTGTCGCGCAGGCCGAGCGAGCGCAGCAGAACGGTGCGGCGCGTGGCGTGGATGCGCTCGGCGCCTATCGCGCCGCGGAGGTGCGTTTTTTCAGGTCGCTCAACGCGATCGAGGAGCTGGCGGTGCAGGATTACCAGCATGTCCAGGACGTGAGTGCCGGCGCTTCGCGCACGGTCCGGCTGGCGATCAACCTGCTCGTGGCCGCGATGGCCGGCGGGATCCTGCTCTCGATCTACCTGAGTTATCGGCTCGCCAGGACGCTTCTGCGGCCGGTGCAGGCGCTGACAACTTCGGCGAAGGCGCTGGGGGATGGAAATCTGGAGACGCAGGTGCCGGTCCTTTCGAATGATGAGCTTGGCCAGCTGGCGGTGGTGTTCAATGACATGGCGGCGAAGCTGCGCGACTACCGCGATGAGATGCGCGAGGAGGTCCGCAGTGCGCAGAGGACGACGCAGGCGACGCTGACCGCATCGCCCGATCCCGTGGTAGTCGTCTCGCGGGAGGGCGGCATCGAGCTTGTAAATCCCGCAGCACGTGCGATCGGCCTTGCGGAGCCCATGCTGCCGGCACCGCTCGTGGAACGCGTGCGCCGCGTGATTGCGTCGGGCCGGCATGATGTGCCGTCGGGTTATGACCAGGTGGTGTCGCTGCGCTCAGGGAAAGAGGATCGGTACTACCTGCCGCGCACGCTCGCCATCCACGATGCGATCACGGGAAAGGAAGGTGCGGCCGTCATTCTTCAGGATGTCACCAAATTCCGCCTGCTCGACGACGCGAAGAGCAACCTGGTGGGCACGGTTTCACACGAGCTGAAGACTCCGCTGACGAGCCTGCGCCTGGCGGTTTACCTGCTGCTTGAGCCCAATCTCGGCGCGGTTTCGCCGGAGCAGAAGGAGCTGCTTGAAACCGCGAGGGAGGGTGCGGACCGGCTGCTGCGGATCATCAACGACCTGCTCGACCTCTCGCGACTTGAAAGCGGTGTGTCGCAGATCAACCGCGTCGAGGTTGATGTCGAGGCGCTACTTCGTGAAATGGCTGCGGAAATTCATCCGATCCTGGATTCCGCGGAACAGACGCTCGTGGTCGAATGCCCGCCGCAGGTGGGTCTTGCCTGGGTGGACCGCGAGCGTATCCGACACGTGTTCATCAACCTCCTCGCCAATGCATCGAAGTACTCGCCGCACCGCTCGAGGATCACGCTGTATGCCCGGGCGGAGGAGGGCGGGTTCATGCGTTTTGGCGTTCGTGACGAAGGTCCCGGGATACCTCCGGAGAGCCTGGGGCGGATTTTCGAACGATTCTATCGCGTGCCGGGAGAGCGCACGGAGCAGGTGAAGGGGGCGGGACTCGGTCTCAGCATTTCACGCGAAATCGTCGTTGCCCACGGAGGATCGATCGGCTGCAGCAGCGAATTGGGACAAGGAAGCGATTTTCATTTCAATCTGCCTATGCGGGATCATGGCGAAAGCCCTGCTTGA
- a CDS encoding DUF883 domain-containing protein, whose product MAKSKSSQTPDALLDELRALVAEAEGLMGGDITDHARDKMEQLRERLADAQERLSDLYETAKEKVSEGARRTDEAIRAHPYESLAIALGVGVLIGALLRRGR is encoded by the coding sequence ATGGCCAAATCAAAATCATCCCAGACTCCCGATGCCCTGCTCGACGAACTTCGCGCGCTTGTAGCCGAAGCCGAGGGGCTGATGGGCGGCGACATCACCGATCATGCGCGCGACAAGATGGAGCAGTTGCGCGAGCGGCTGGCCGATGCGCAGGAGCGACTTTCTGATCTGTATGAAACCGCCAAGGAGAAGGTGAGCGAAGGAGCCCGCAGGACCGATGAGGCCATACGCGCGCATCCGTATGAATCGCTGGCCATCGCGCTCGGTGTCGGCGTGCTGATCGGCGCGCTTCTCCGCCGGGGACGGTAG
- a CDS encoding phage holin family protein yields MDSTSSNGFMQSLRSLGDKVLGVVQARLTLLSVELQQEKFRLLQFLIWITAALFTGVMALAFCSLALAFWLWKSSPLLALASLAGFYLVAFVVIVVAFKRYLARQPRPFDATLQELDEDRSCFRGKN; encoded by the coding sequence ATGGACAGCACATCCTCCAACGGATTCATGCAGTCGCTTCGCTCCCTTGGCGACAAGGTGCTGGGCGTTGTGCAGGCGCGGCTCACGTTGCTTTCGGTCGAGCTCCAGCAGGAGAAGTTCAGGCTGCTCCAGTTTCTGATCTGGATCACCGCGGCATTGTTCACGGGGGTGATGGCTCTGGCATTCTGCAGTCTCGCGCTGGCTTTCTGGTTGTGGAAGAGCTCGCCGCTGCTCGCCCTGGCGTCGCTGGCGGGATTCTACCTGGTCGCGTTTGTCGTGATCGTGGTTGCGTTCAAGCGCTACCTGGCGCGCCAGCCGCGTCCTTTCGATGCGACGCTTCAGGAACTCGACGAGGATCGTTCATGTTTCCGCGGAAAGAACTGA
- a CDS encoding U32 family peptidase yields the protein MDAETVNVLDGSTVSREQSRKVAPPELLAPAGDWECVRAAVENGADAIYFGLERFNARMRAKNFTQADLPELMAYLHRRGVRGYVTFNTLVFTSELEDAADYLRGIIAAGVDAAIVQDVGICRLIRSLSPDFPIHTSTQMTVTSAAGVAFARELGAQLVVLARENSIAEIEKIQTALGGGSASLPLEVFVHGALCVAYSGQCLTSEALGGRSANRGECAQACRLPYELWSDGVKVDLGDRRYLLSPQDLAGIDVLPDLIRAGVASLKIEGRLKSPEYVASITRVYRGALDRAVRQAAESGARDALPDDSERRSGAVEVQGAKDRYELEMSFSRGLYTGWFRGIDNQRLAHGRFGTKRGVFLGTVERVSGDSVSLRLNAPLKPGDGVVFDAGTPDVREEGGRVYQVEIKSGEARLRFGHGDIDFRRVKAGNRLWKTNDPALDREVRATFAGDKVRFQRQIVAQVHGRVNAPLTLLLDDGQGHVVKRESGMVLEPAQTQPLNEGTLTAQLSRLGGTPFKLDRLDCHLEGEVMLPLSELNRLRREAVAALEALRAQPHRWTLNDCGREVTKVAQDSIAVNGADRPPELIATIRERAQLEPAWRAGARTIYCEFENPKHYRDVVAEFRGLQSAGGAGVQASSIWVAPPRIFKTGEEWILKQVRSCEADGYLVRNHDHLAFFANDRRRGDFSLNVANPLTAEYFIRRYGLERVTASYDLNVSQVESLLRAAPAGWFDLTIHQHMPMFHMEHCVFCAFLSSGRDYRDCGRPCDTHRVVLKDRVGAELPLKADAGCRNTVFNNRAQTGAEFTGRFQELGARSFRVEFLNEGADEVFRTVTRYAQLLSGVISGADLWRELKLINQIGVTRGQMEAAPQVVRRKS from the coding sequence ATGGATGCCGAAACGGTGAACGTCCTCGATGGATCGACTGTCTCGCGAGAGCAGAGCCGAAAGGTTGCTCCTCCGGAACTGCTGGCACCGGCGGGGGACTGGGAATGCGTCCGGGCTGCGGTGGAGAATGGGGCGGATGCGATCTATTTCGGCCTGGAGCGCTTCAATGCGCGGATGCGCGCGAAGAATTTCACGCAGGCGGACCTTCCCGAATTGATGGCGTACCTGCATCGGCGCGGGGTTCGCGGGTATGTGACGTTCAACACGCTGGTCTTCACGTCGGAGCTCGAGGACGCGGCGGACTATCTGCGCGGCATCATCGCCGCGGGTGTCGATGCGGCGATCGTGCAGGATGTGGGGATCTGCCGGCTGATACGGTCGCTGTCGCCCGATTTTCCGATCCACACGTCGACCCAGATGACCGTGACGAGCGCGGCGGGCGTGGCCTTTGCGCGGGAGCTCGGCGCGCAGCTTGTCGTGCTCGCCCGGGAGAACTCGATCGCGGAGATCGAGAAGATCCAGACCGCGCTGGGTGGCGGCTCCGCGTCGCTGCCGCTGGAGGTGTTTGTCCACGGTGCGCTTTGCGTGGCGTATTCCGGGCAGTGCCTGACAAGCGAAGCCCTCGGTGGACGCTCGGCGAACCGCGGCGAATGCGCGCAGGCCTGCCGGCTGCCCTACGAGTTGTGGTCGGACGGCGTGAAGGTGGATCTCGGCGACCGCCGGTACCTGCTCAGTCCGCAGGACCTGGCCGGCATCGATGTATTGCCGGACCTGATACGCGCGGGCGTGGCCTCGCTGAAGATCGAAGGCAGGCTCAAAAGCCCCGAGTATGTCGCCAGCATCACGCGGGTTTATCGCGGGGCGCTGGATCGCGCCGTGCGGCAGGCTGCGGAAAGCGGGGCGCGCGACGCATTGCCGGACGATTCCGAAAGGCGGAGCGGAGCTGTCGAAGTTCAGGGAGCGAAGGATCGCTACGAACTGGAGATGTCGTTCTCGCGCGGACTTTACACCGGATGGTTTCGCGGGATCGACAACCAGCGGCTGGCGCATGGAAGGTTCGGCACGAAGCGCGGCGTGTTTCTCGGAACGGTCGAGCGGGTTTCGGGCGATTCCGTTTCGCTCAGGCTGAACGCGCCGCTCAAGCCGGGGGATGGCGTGGTGTTTGACGCGGGGACTCCGGATGTGCGCGAAGAGGGGGGACGCGTTTATCAGGTCGAGATCAAGAGCGGCGAGGCGAGGCTGCGATTCGGCCACGGCGACATCGATTTCAGGCGTGTGAAGGCCGGAAACCGCCTCTGGAAAACGAACGACCCCGCGCTCGACCGCGAGGTGCGGGCGACGTTCGCCGGCGACAAGGTGCGGTTTCAGCGCCAGATCGTGGCGCAAGTTCATGGCCGCGTGAATGCACCTCTGACGCTTCTCCTCGACGACGGGCAGGGCCATGTGGTGAAGCGAGAGTCCGGCATGGTTCTCGAGCCTGCGCAGACGCAGCCACTGAACGAGGGTACGCTGACGGCCCAGTTGTCGCGTCTCGGAGGGACTCCGTTCAAACTGGACAGGCTCGATTGTCATCTCGAAGGCGAGGTGATGCTTCCCCTCAGCGAGCTCAACCGCCTGCGACGCGAGGCGGTGGCCGCGCTTGAGGCTCTGCGGGCGCAGCCGCATCGATGGACGCTGAATGACTGCGGGCGGGAGGTGACAAAGGTCGCGCAGGATTCGATCGCGGTGAATGGCGCGGACCGTCCGCCGGAGTTGATCGCGACCATTCGCGAGCGTGCTCAACTGGAGCCGGCGTGGCGGGCGGGGGCGCGCACGATCTACTGCGAGTTCGAGAATCCGAAGCACTATCGCGACGTCGTCGCGGAGTTTCGCGGTCTCCAGTCGGCGGGTGGCGCCGGGGTGCAGGCGTCGTCGATCTGGGTGGCGCCGCCGCGCATTTTCAAGACCGGCGAGGAGTGGATCCTGAAGCAGGTGAGATCCTGTGAGGCCGACGGCTATCTCGTGCGCAACCACGATCACCTCGCGTTCTTTGCGAATGACCGCAGGCGCGGTGACTTCTCGCTCAATGTGGCCAATCCGCTGACGGCGGAGTATTTCATCCGGCGGTACGGACTCGAACGCGTGACGGCGAGTTATGACCTGAATGTGTCGCAGGTGGAGTCACTCCTGCGCGCGGCTCCGGCCGGATGGTTCGACCTGACGATTCACCAGCACATGCCGATGTTTCACATGGAGCACTGCGTGTTCTGCGCGTTTCTGTCCTCGGGCAGGGACTATCGCGACTGCGGACGCCCCTGCGACACGCACCGCGTGGTGCTCAAGGATCGGGTGGGCGCGGAGCTGCCGCTCAAGGCGGACGCGGGATGCCGCAACACGGTCTTCAACAACCGCGCGCAGACCGGCGCGGAATTTACCGGTCGATTCCAGGAGCTTGGCGCGCGCTCATTTCGCGTGGAATTCCTCAATGAAGGCGCCGACGAGGTCTTTCGGACGGTGACGCGGTATGCGCAGCTCCTGAGCGGCGTGATCTCCGGCGCGGACCTCTGGCGCGAGCTGAAGCTGATCAACCAGATTGGCGTCACCCGCGGCCAGATGGAGGCCGCACCGCAGGTCGTCCGTAGAAAGAGCTGA
- a CDS encoding type II toxin-antitoxin system HicA family toxin — translation MPKLRPLPSTEICRILAAHGFVRERQSGSHIIMKRQLPAGDSATVPVPNHREVAKGTLRSIIALSGLDDRLFRK, via the coding sequence ATGCCTAAGCTGCGGCCGCTGCCATCGACGGAAATCTGCCGCATCCTCGCGGCACATGGCTTCGTGCGGGAACGGCAGTCCGGCAGTCACATCATCATGAAACGACAGTTACCCGCAGGCGACAGCGCCACCGTGCCTGTGCCCAACCATCGCGAGGTCGCGAAGGGCACGCTCAGGTCCATCATCGCCTTGAGTGGACTCGACGACCGGTTGTTCCGAAAGTAA
- a CDS encoding type II toxin-antitoxin system HicB family antitoxin, which translates to MKANWIERGGQVIDLPNFSAVIEKDGSWFVSHCPELGVASQGRTRTEAHQMLAEAVKLWLESASGAEIKRRLRTGARVRPLTLVHA; encoded by the coding sequence ATGAAAGCGAATTGGATCGAGCGTGGCGGACAGGTAATTGATCTGCCCAATTTCTCCGCGGTGATCGAGAAGGACGGCTCATGGTTCGTCTCGCACTGCCCGGAACTTGGCGTGGCAAGCCAGGGCAGGACACGCACGGAGGCCCACCAGATGCTGGCCGAAGCCGTCAAACTTTGGCTCGAGTCGGCCAGCGGAGCAGAAATCAAGCGGCGCTTGCGGACCGGTGCCCGAGTACGACCCCTGACACTCGTTCATGCCTAA